In Oncorhynchus mykiss isolate Arlee chromosome 1, USDA_OmykA_1.1, whole genome shotgun sequence, the following proteins share a genomic window:
- the LOC110532571 gene encoding actin-like protein 6A isoform X2, translating into MSGGVYGGDEVGALVFDIGSYTVRAGYAGEDCPKADFPTVMGVTLDREDGSTPMETDGGDKGKQGTNYFIDTNQLRVARENMEVMSPLKNGMIEDWDSFQAILDHTYKMHFKSEPSIHPVLMSEASWNTRAKREKLTELMFEHYNIPAFFLCKTAVLSSFANGRSTGLVLDSGATHTTAIPVHDGYVLQQGIVKSPLAGDFMSMQCRELFQELNVEIVPPYMIASKDAVRDGTPASWKKKEKLPQVTRSWHNYMCNTVIQDFQASVLQVSDSPYDEQVAAQMPTVHYELPNGYNCDFGAERLKIPEGLFDPSNAKGLSGNTMLGVGHVVTTSVGMCDIDIRPGLYGSVVVTGGNTLISGFTDRLTRELSQKTPPSMRLKLIANNTTVERRFSAWIGGSILASLGTFQQMWISKQEYEEGGKQCVDRKCP; encoded by the exons ATGAGTGGCGGAGTGTATGGAGGTG ATGAGGTTGGAGCCCTAGTGTTTGACATAGGCTCTTACACAGTGAGAGCCGGGTATGCTGGAGAAGATTGTCCCAAG GCCGACTTCCCCACGGTGATGGGCGTGACCCTGGACAGGGAGGATGGTAGCACCCCGATGGAGACGGACGGCGGGGACAAGGGCAAGCAGGGCACCAACTACTTCATCGACACCAACCAGCTGAGGGTGGCCCGCGAGAATATGGAGGTCATGTCACCGCTCAAAAACGGCATGA TCGAGGACTGGGACAGCTTCCAGGCCATTCTAGACCACACCTACAAGATGCACTTCAAGTCAGAACCCAGCATCCATCCTGTACTCATGTCAGAAGCCTCG TGGAACACACGAGCCAAGCGGGAGAAGCTGACCGAGCTGATGTTTGAGCATTACAACATTCCTGCCTTCTTCCTGTGCAAAACGGCGGTGCTGTCTTC CTTTGCCAATGGACGATCCACAGGGTTGGTGTTAGACAGCGGagccacacacaccacagccattCCAGTGCACGACGGTTACGTGCTTCAGCAAG GCATCGTCAAGTCTCCCCTTGCTGGAGACTTTATGAGCATGCAATGTAGAGAGCTATTTCAAGAGTTAAATGTTGAAATAGTCCCTCCTTACATGATTGCATCAAAG GATGCTGTACGTGATGGAACCCCAGCCAGCTGGAAGAAGAAGGAGAAACTACCTCAAGTCACCCGGTCCTGGCACAACTACATGTGTAAT ACTGTGATTCAGGATTTCCAAGCGTCCGTGCTGCAGGTTTCAGACTCGCCGTACGATGAACA AGTTGCAGCCCAGATGCCCACGGTTCACTACGAGCTGCCCAATGGATACAACTGTGACTTTGGGGCAGAGAGGCTGAAGATTCCAGAAGGCCTTTTTGACCCTTCCAATGCCAAG GGTCTGTCTGGCAACACTATGTTGGGAGTCGGCCACGTGGTGACCACCAGTGTGGGAATGTGTGACATCGATATTCGGCCG GGTCTTTATGGTAGCGTGGTGGTCACCGGCGGCAACACACTCATCTCGGGCTTCACGGACCGACTCACCAGAGAACTCTCTCAGAAGACCCCCCCT AGCATGAGGCTGAAATTGATAGCCAACAACACAACGGTGGAGCGCAGGTTCAGTGCCTGGATAGGAGGCTCCATCTTGGCATCACTA GGAACTTTCCAGCAAATGTGGATCTCAAAACAGGAGTACGAAGAGGGCGGGAAGCAGTGCGTAGACAGGAAGTGCCCTTGA
- the LOC110532571 gene encoding actin-like protein 6A isoform X1 has translation MSGGVYGGDEVGALVFDIGSYTVRAGYAGEDCPKADFPTVMGVTLDREDGSTPMETDGGDKGKQGTNYFIDTNQLRVARENMEVMSPLKNGMIEDWDSFQAILDHTYKMHFKSEPSIHPVLMSEASWNTRAKREKLTELMFEHYNIPAFFLCKTAVLSSFANGRSTGLVLDSGATHTTAIPVHDGYVLQQGIVKSPLAGDFMSMQCRELFQELNVEIVPPYMIASKVRPAKDAVRDGTPASWKKKEKLPQVTRSWHNYMCNTVIQDFQASVLQVSDSPYDEQVAAQMPTVHYELPNGYNCDFGAERLKIPEGLFDPSNAKGLSGNTMLGVGHVVTTSVGMCDIDIRPGLYGSVVVTGGNTLISGFTDRLTRELSQKTPPSMRLKLIANNTTVERRFSAWIGGSILASLGTFQQMWISKQEYEEGGKQCVDRKCP, from the exons ATGAGTGGCGGAGTGTATGGAGGTG ATGAGGTTGGAGCCCTAGTGTTTGACATAGGCTCTTACACAGTGAGAGCCGGGTATGCTGGAGAAGATTGTCCCAAG GCCGACTTCCCCACGGTGATGGGCGTGACCCTGGACAGGGAGGATGGTAGCACCCCGATGGAGACGGACGGCGGGGACAAGGGCAAGCAGGGCACCAACTACTTCATCGACACCAACCAGCTGAGGGTGGCCCGCGAGAATATGGAGGTCATGTCACCGCTCAAAAACGGCATGA TCGAGGACTGGGACAGCTTCCAGGCCATTCTAGACCACACCTACAAGATGCACTTCAAGTCAGAACCCAGCATCCATCCTGTACTCATGTCAGAAGCCTCG TGGAACACACGAGCCAAGCGGGAGAAGCTGACCGAGCTGATGTTTGAGCATTACAACATTCCTGCCTTCTTCCTGTGCAAAACGGCGGTGCTGTCTTC CTTTGCCAATGGACGATCCACAGGGTTGGTGTTAGACAGCGGagccacacacaccacagccattCCAGTGCACGACGGTTACGTGCTTCAGCAAG GCATCGTCAAGTCTCCCCTTGCTGGAGACTTTATGAGCATGCAATGTAGAGAGCTATTTCAAGAGTTAAATGTTGAAATAGTCCCTCCTTACATGATTGCATCAAAGGTGAGACCTGCTAAA GATGCTGTACGTGATGGAACCCCAGCCAGCTGGAAGAAGAAGGAGAAACTACCTCAAGTCACCCGGTCCTGGCACAACTACATGTGTAAT ACTGTGATTCAGGATTTCCAAGCGTCCGTGCTGCAGGTTTCAGACTCGCCGTACGATGAACA AGTTGCAGCCCAGATGCCCACGGTTCACTACGAGCTGCCCAATGGATACAACTGTGACTTTGGGGCAGAGAGGCTGAAGATTCCAGAAGGCCTTTTTGACCCTTCCAATGCCAAG GGTCTGTCTGGCAACACTATGTTGGGAGTCGGCCACGTGGTGACCACCAGTGTGGGAATGTGTGACATCGATATTCGGCCG GGTCTTTATGGTAGCGTGGTGGTCACCGGCGGCAACACACTCATCTCGGGCTTCACGGACCGACTCACCAGAGAACTCTCTCAGAAGACCCCCCCT AGCATGAGGCTGAAATTGATAGCCAACAACACAACGGTGGAGCGCAGGTTCAGTGCCTGGATAGGAGGCTCCATCTTGGCATCACTA GGAACTTTCCAGCAAATGTGGATCTCAAAACAGGAGTACGAAGAGGGCGGGAAGCAGTGCGTAGACAGGAAGTGCCCTTGA